A portion of the Tachysurus vachellii isolate PV-2020 chromosome 14, HZAU_Pvac_v1, whole genome shotgun sequence genome contains these proteins:
- the dbndd1 gene encoding dysbindin domain-containing protein 1, with the protein MEAQADSSAAELNRQKDFQKLLKSSSSASLTTEVSHNAAGEHVGTPGHHCSQVLTAERRQPLSSVSSLEVHFDLLDLTELTDMSDQELGEVFADSDEENHNELPANHQPPLPRFPHGGYVRSPSWTRGCKGEQQPRDRKHHSDSENTEPLLKIERSQSQQP; encoded by the exons ATGGAGGCTCAGGCAGACTCCAGTGCTGCAG agctcaacagacagaaagactttCAGAAACTTCTCAAGTCATCCAGCTCTGCCAGTCTCACTACTGAGGTGTCTCACAATGCTGCAGGAGAGCACGTCGGGACCCCCGGGCACCACTGCAGCCAGGTCCTGACCGCAGAGAGACGGC AACCACTGAGCAGTGTGTCGTCTCTAGAGGTTCACTTTGATCTGCTGGACCTGACAGAGCTGACTGACATGTCTGATCAAGAGCTCGGAGAAGTGTTCGCTGATTCAGATGAAGAGAATCACAACGAATTGCCAGCAA ATCATCAGCCACCATTGCCTCGTTTCCCTCATGGCGGTTACGTCCGATCGCCCTCCTGGACCCGTGGGTGCAAAGGAGAGCAGCAACCCAGAGACAGGAAGCATCACAGCGACTCAGAGAACACTGAGCCTTTGCTAAAGATTGAACGTTCCCAATCGCAGCAGCCCTGA
- the afg3l1 gene encoding AFG3-like protein 1: MMLALLSAAAAPVRFGLRTLQRSSLTAAVGKLSLARLHVHTNKNLTLNYLKPLWAGNDPWSTFKLHSGDTSKDGQPGGGGGKKGGKRDWKSRLEQGDVPWDDNDFRYTAITVAGVASALLYLYLRDPGTEITWKDFVHRYLARGLVEGLEVINKQFVRVILVPGAHGTDGSYLWFNIGSVDTFERNLEAAHYELGLESSNTVPVVYRSKIDGSFIKSIIPTLLLIGFLLFTLRRASMGGGGGGGKGRGLFGMSESPAKMMKDNIDVKFKDVAGCEEAKLEILEFVNFLKNPQQYQDLGAKIPKGAVLSGPPGTGKTLLAKATAGEANVPFITVNGSEFLEMFVGVGPARVRDMFAMARKNAPCILFIDEIDAVGRKRGGGNFGGQSEQENTLNQLLVEMDGFNSSTNVVVLAGTNRPDILDPALMRPGRFDRQIYIGPPDIKGRASIFKVHLKPLKLDQNLDPDALARKMAASTPGFTGADIANVCNEAALIAARYLSKAVSTKHFEQAIDRVIGGLEKKTQVLQPTEKKTVAYHEAGHAIVGWLLEHTDPLLKVSIIPRGKGLGYAQYLPKEQYLYTREQLFDRMCMMLGGRVAEQVFFSRITTGAQDDLKKVTQSAYAQIVQFGMSEKVGQVSFDLPRQGDTVLEKPYSEATAELIDQEVRELVDGAYQRTLKLITEQRDLVEKVAKHLLEKEVLDKADMMELLGPRPFEEKSTYEEFVDGTGSFEEDTSLPEGLKDWNKEKEKNQDEVETTQKKQAA, from the exons ATGATGCTGGCTTTGCTCTCGGCGGCTGCTGCTCCTGTCCGTTTTGGACTGAGGACTTTACAGCGATCTTCTCTCACTGCTGCTGTTGGGAAACTGTCTTTAGCTCGATTACATGTCCACACTAACAAG AACCTGACACTGAATTACCTGAAGCCGCTGTGGGCTGGAAATGATCCGTGGTCTACGTTTAAACTTCACTCAGGTGACACTTCTAAAG ATGGACaaccaggaggaggaggaggaaagaaaggagggaagagagactggAAAAGTCGTTTAGAGCAG GGTGATGTTCCATGGGATGATAATGACTTCCGTTACACGGCCATCACAGTAGCAGGTGTTGCATCTGCCCTGCTCTACTTGTACCTCCGGGATCCAGGCACCGAAATTACTTGGAAAGACTTTGTCCATCGTTACCTGGCCAGAGGACTA GTTGAGGGTTTGGAGGTCATTAACAAGCAGTTTGTCAGGGTCATCCTAGTCCCTGGTGCACATGGGACAGATGGA agctATTTATGGTTCAACATTGGCAGCGTAGACACCTTTGAGCGAAATCTAGAAGCAGCTCACTATGAGCTGGGACTGGAGTCATCAAACACAGTGCCAGTTGTCTACCGCTCGAAGATTGATGG GTCTTTTATTAAGAGCATTATACCTACTTTGCTGCTGATTGGTTTTCTGCTCTTCACCCTACGACGAGCATCAATGGGTGGCGGCGGCGGCGGTGGAAAGGGGCGTGGACTTTTCGGCATGAGCGAATCCCCTGCCAAGATGATGAAGGACAACATAGATGTGAAGTTTAAAGATGTTGCTGGGTGTGAAGAGGCAAAACTAGAGATCCTAGAATTTGTCAACTTTCTGAAGAACCCACAACAGTACCAGGATCTGGGTGCTAAGATCCCTAAG gGGGCTGTGCTGTCAGGACCTCCAGGAACAGGCAAGACTCTGCTGGCCAAAGCCACTGCTGGAGAGGCCAACGTGCCCTTTATTACTGTCAATGGCTCTGAATTCCTTGAGATGTTTGTGGGCGTAGGTCCAGCCAGG GTGAGGGACATGTTTGCTATGGCGAGGAAGAACGCTCCCTGCATCCTGTTCATAGATGAGATAGATGCAGTTGGCAGGAAGAGAGGTGGAGGAAACTTTGGTGGTCAGAGTGAGCAGGAGAACACCCTCAACCAGCTGCTTGTGGAAATGGATG GTTTTAACAGCAGTACAAATGTTGTGGTCTTGGCTGGAACAAACAGACCTGATATTCTGGACCCTGCTCTGATGCGGCCGGGGAGGTTCGACAGGCAGATTTACATCG gacctCCTGATATAAAGGGCAGAGCCTCCATCTTTAAGGTTCACCTGAAGCCCCTCAAACTGGACCAGAATCTAGACCCAGATGCTCTTGCTAGGAAAATGGCTGCTTCCACCCCTGGTTTTACAG gTGCTGACATTGCGAATGTGTGTAACGAAGCTGCCTTAATTGCAGCCAGATATCTCAGCAAAGCCGTCAGTACCAAACACTTTGAACAGGCCATTGACCGAGTGATCGGAG GTCTTGAGAAAAAGACACAAGTCTTGCAGCCCACTGAGAAGAAGACGGTGGCTTATCACGAGGCTGGACACGCTATAGTCGGCTGGTTACTCGAGCACACTGACCCACTACTCAAG GTTTCCATTATTCCACGTGGGAAAGGTCTGGGCTACGCACAATACCTGCCTAAAGAGCAGTACCTGTACACACGGGAGCAGCTGTTTGACAGGATGTGCATGATGCTGGGTGGTCGTGTGGCTGAGCAGGTTTTCTTTAGCAGAATTACCACCGGTGCTCAGGATGACCTGAAGAAAGTCACACAGTCAGCCTACGCTCAG ATTGTGCAGTTTGGGATGAGTGAAAAGGTGGGCCAGGTGTCCTTCGATCTTCCACGGCAGGGCGACACGGTGCTGGAGAAGCCCTACAGCGAGGCCACGGCCGAGCTCATCGACCAGGAGGTCAGAGAACTGGTGGATGGTGCCTACCAGAGAACTCTGAAGCTCATCACAGAGCAACGTGACCTGGTTGAAAAG GTGGCAAAGCACCTACTGGAGAAAGAGGTCCTGGATAAAGCCGACATGATGGAGCTGCTCGGTCCCAGGCCGTTCGAGGAGAAATCCACCTATGAGGAGTTTGTGGATGGCACAGGCAGCTTCGAGGAGGACACAAGCCTACCTGAGGGGCTAAAGGACTGGAAcaaggaaaaggagaagaacCAGGATGAGGTGGAAACCACCCAAAAAAAACAGGCAGCTTAA